One genomic segment of Vibrio sp. SCSIO 43136 includes these proteins:
- a CDS encoding cache domain-containing protein: MVRYRLLFLTSAPIVLTLLALVGITVYWSTHYTWQNALVNVEEKLSVAQNSTEILQAKQAQSIQSIGDHYHLRRLWESGDLETLNYWLAQQRQEHGLDYLRWVNQYQDLPVSDIANKSTFLTVLDKEQLTQLDPTLARRAQVELRDKTGIETRGLVSRTIFPVRIDDITLGYLDGGILLNNSTQLVDKIRSLIYPKPSPLQPKKGTVTIFLDDIRVSTNVPLSSESQQGRAIGTRVSEEVKNIVLGKGQNFIDRAYVYDDWYITAYQPLRDKEGAVVGMLYTGYLIWPLIKVYITNLGEIGLTIATLLIISGMMVYRGSRDLFDPVERIHTVVKAVQKGHSRRIGMLGLHKEHELEQLASQFDIMLDLLEKRNQEIRKAADELEEKVQSRTVKLKEQTEALEHHIVLLNQTRDKLVVSEKLAALGQLTAGIAHEINNPTAVILGNVELLKFELGEEATHVDDELTAIMAQIDRIRTITRSLLQYSRQGGIQDEITWQHINPIIEESLTLVKTAVKNQNIEIQTDFKAKTIIEMNRHQLLQILVNIEMNGIHAMDGEGTLLITTQDWVEGNQTKGVLVEIHDQGCGIAPESLKRIFDPFYTTKREGTGLGLSVTQSLLEQSGGDIKVSSTEGEGSTFTLMLPSKVGQIEAQLITTGT; the protein is encoded by the coding sequence ATGGTACGTTACCGCTTGTTATTTCTGACCTCAGCTCCAATTGTGTTGACCTTACTGGCACTGGTTGGGATCACTGTTTATTGGTCGACCCATTACACTTGGCAAAATGCCTTGGTTAATGTGGAAGAGAAGCTTTCGGTGGCTCAAAACAGTACCGAGATCTTACAAGCCAAGCAGGCGCAGAGCATTCAGTCCATCGGAGATCACTATCATTTACGACGACTTTGGGAATCGGGCGATCTCGAAACACTCAACTATTGGCTGGCGCAGCAGCGCCAGGAGCATGGGTTAGACTACCTTCGCTGGGTTAATCAGTATCAAGACTTACCTGTCAGTGATATCGCAAACAAAAGCACTTTCTTAACTGTGTTAGATAAAGAGCAGTTAACACAGCTAGACCCAACGCTGGCACGGCGTGCGCAAGTGGAACTGCGTGACAAAACAGGGATCGAGACTCGCGGCTTAGTCAGTCGCACTATCTTTCCCGTACGTATCGATGACATCACCTTAGGCTATCTTGATGGCGGTATCTTACTGAATAACAGCACTCAGTTAGTTGATAAGATCCGTAGTCTTATTTATCCCAAACCAAGTCCTTTGCAGCCCAAAAAAGGCACGGTCACCATCTTTTTAGACGATATTCGTGTTAGTACCAATGTGCCGCTCAGCAGTGAAAGCCAACAGGGCCGTGCAATAGGTACTCGGGTCTCAGAAGAGGTAAAAAATATCGTGTTGGGTAAGGGGCAAAATTTCATCGACCGAGCGTATGTTTATGACGATTGGTATATCACTGCATACCAACCACTGAGAGACAAAGAAGGTGCAGTGGTTGGCATGCTTTACACTGGGTATTTGATCTGGCCACTGATCAAGGTTTATATCACCAACCTAGGCGAGATAGGTCTAACCATCGCAACCTTACTGATTATTTCAGGCATGATGGTATATCGCGGTTCTCGAGATTTGTTTGATCCAGTCGAGCGCATTCATACCGTGGTTAAAGCAGTGCAAAAAGGTCATAGCCGTCGCATTGGTATGCTGGGGCTGCATAAAGAGCATGAGCTGGAACAACTGGCGAGCCAATTCGATATCATGTTGGACTTACTTGAAAAACGAAACCAAGAGATCCGCAAAGCCGCCGACGAACTGGAAGAGAAAGTTCAATCACGTACCGTAAAACTCAAAGAGCAAACCGAAGCGCTAGAGCATCATATTGTGCTTTTAAACCAAACTCGTGACAAATTGGTAGTCAGTGAAAAGCTAGCCGCTCTAGGACAATTGACTGCGGGTATCGCCCATGAAATCAACAATCCTACTGCCGTTATCTTAGGTAATGTTGAGCTGCTAAAGTTTGAACTTGGCGAGGAAGCAACCCACGTTGATGACGAACTTACGGCGATCATGGCGCAGATCGACAGGATCCGTACCATCACTCGTTCTTTGCTGCAGTATAGTCGACAAGGCGGAATTCAAGATGAGATCACTTGGCAGCATATCAACCCAATCATTGAAGAGAGCCTGACTCTGGTGAAGACGGCAGTGAAGAACCAAAATATTGAGATTCAGACCGACTTCAAGGCTAAAACCATCATAGAGATGAATCGTCACCAGTTACTTCAAATTCTAGTAAACATTGAAATGAATGGTATCCATGCGATGGATGGGGAGGGGACATTGTTGATCACGACCCAAGATTGGGTTGAAGGAAACCAAACCAAAGGGGTTTTGGTTGAAATCCATGATCAGGGATGTGGCATTGCTCCCGAATCACTTAAGCGAATCTTTGACCCGTTTTACACCACAAAGCGTGAAGGTACTGGTCTCGGACTATCCGTTACCCAGAGCTTGCTTGAGCAATCCGGAGGCGATATCAAGGTAAGCTCTACTGAGGGTGAAGGGTCGACCTTCACCCTAATGTTGCCAAGTAAAGTTGGCCAAATAGAAGCGCAGCTGATTACTACTGGCACCTGA
- a CDS encoding sigma-54 dependent transcriptional regulator: MSHLHNNYNQAQQQEPRYKAFSVLVVDDEVGMQAILKKSLGKWFSKVESAGSIEEAEELRQQNHYDLIILDINLPGRSGIEWTEAFSDPDKPSDVIFMTGYADLETAIKALKLGATDFILKPFNLEQMLQSVSRCMDKRLAQRMQMALKHDMLRYQSSDIIGGSEKTKQLKQLICQFAPSKASVLVEGESGTGKELVARGIHQASGRVGPFVPVNCGAIAPELLESELFGHASGAFTGARKSREGLFRVAHGGTLFLDEIGEMPLAMQSSLLRVLEQRTIRPVGTEKEVAIDVRIVAATNRDLQKQVEQGAFRKDLFYRLNVLKIDVPALKERKSDLNELVPFFTRILAKELGMKEPQWAHEDISAMHDYDWPGNVRELKNLMERCILLGKPPAHYWRELNGETTAPRVSVTLSHDAEFPHLIDQRNDDVGGYPNEWTLKDVEKSHIQQVVRFHDGNKSAAARQLGVARKTLERKYKEWDAEGDVYAE; this comes from the coding sequence ATGTCCCATCTACACAATAATTATAACCAAGCCCAGCAACAAGAACCTCGATATAAAGCGTTCTCTGTATTGGTTGTCGATGATGAAGTCGGTATGCAAGCGATCTTGAAGAAATCTTTGGGTAAATGGTTTTCTAAAGTTGAAAGTGCAGGAAGCATCGAAGAGGCCGAAGAGTTAAGGCAACAAAACCACTATGACTTAATTATTCTCGACATTAACCTTCCTGGACGTTCAGGAATTGAATGGACAGAAGCCTTTAGTGACCCAGATAAGCCCAGTGATGTGATTTTTATGACCGGTTACGCTGATCTGGAAACCGCAATCAAAGCACTAAAACTAGGGGCAACCGATTTTATCTTGAAACCGTTTAATCTAGAGCAGATGCTGCAATCGGTTAGCCGTTGTATGGATAAGCGCTTGGCCCAACGTATGCAAATGGCGCTCAAGCATGACATGTTGCGTTATCAATCAAGTGACATTATCGGCGGTTCAGAGAAAACTAAGCAGCTCAAGCAATTGATTTGTCAATTTGCGCCGTCTAAAGCTTCGGTGCTGGTCGAAGGGGAGTCTGGTACAGGTAAGGAGCTCGTTGCAAGAGGTATTCATCAAGCCAGTGGTCGAGTTGGGCCTTTTGTTCCTGTGAACTGCGGGGCTATAGCACCCGAGCTTTTAGAAAGCGAACTGTTTGGTCATGCTTCTGGAGCATTTACTGGCGCACGTAAAAGTCGAGAAGGACTGTTTCGCGTAGCGCACGGTGGTACCTTGTTCCTTGATGAGATTGGGGAAATGCCTCTTGCGATGCAATCTTCTTTACTTCGTGTGTTAGAGCAACGCACGATCAGACCTGTAGGCACGGAAAAAGAAGTTGCCATCGATGTTCGTATTGTTGCGGCGACAAACCGCGACCTTCAAAAACAGGTTGAGCAAGGTGCATTTCGTAAGGATCTGTTCTATCGATTAAATGTACTCAAAATTGATGTGCCAGCCTTAAAAGAACGTAAATCAGATCTCAATGAACTAGTGCCTTTTTTCACCCGTATTTTGGCCAAAGAGTTAGGCATGAAAGAGCCACAATGGGCGCACGAAGATATTTCAGCAATGCATGATTACGACTGGCCGGGCAACGTTCGAGAGCTTAAAAACTTGATGGAGCGGTGCATTTTACTAGGCAAACCGCCAGCGCACTATTGGCGCGAACTTAATGGCGAAACGACGGCACCGAGAGTTTCAGTGACGCTGTCACATGATGCGGAGTTTCCTCATCTTATCGATCAAAGGAATGATGATGTCGGTGGCTATCCCAACGAATGGACGCTAAAAGATGTCGAAAAATCCCATATACAGCAGGTGGTGCGCTTCCATGACGGTAATAAATCTGCAGCCGCTCGCCAACTCGGCGTGGCACGTAAAACGCTAGAGCGAAAATACAAAGAGTGGGACGCTGAAGGGGATGTTTATGCCGAGTAA
- a CDS encoding substrate-binding domain-containing protein — translation MKTINYPLLALATLSQTALADELPHVRLATTTSTYHSGLLDYLLPEFQKDTGYQVDIIAAGTGKALRMGENGDVDLVMTHAPKAEADFVEKGYGIEPHALMYNDFVVVGPKDDPAGVYGEKDVANAFQSIVKNQAMFVSRGDDSGTHKKELNLWAQSQIEPNFGGYRSVGQGMGPTLNMASEMQAYTLTDRGTWLAYQNKVDLMVAVEGDERLFNPYQVILVNPARYPDLNVKGAKVFRDWLITPKAQSLINSFTIQGQKLFVANAN, via the coding sequence ATGAAGACTATTAATTACCCTCTGTTGGCCCTTGCAACACTCTCTCAAACCGCTTTGGCAGATGAACTACCCCACGTTCGCCTCGCCACAACAACCAGTACATACCATTCAGGATTGCTCGACTACTTGCTGCCTGAATTTCAAAAGGATACCGGCTATCAAGTAGATATTATTGCCGCAGGTACTGGTAAAGCGCTGCGTATGGGCGAAAATGGTGATGTTGACTTAGTGATGACCCACGCACCAAAAGCAGAAGCAGATTTTGTCGAAAAAGGCTACGGTATTGAGCCTCATGCGCTTATGTACAATGATTTTGTGGTTGTCGGACCGAAAGATGATCCTGCTGGCGTTTATGGTGAAAAAGACGTTGCCAACGCCTTTCAATCCATTGTTAAAAACCAAGCAATGTTTGTCTCACGAGGCGATGACTCTGGCACACATAAAAAAGAGCTAAATCTTTGGGCACAAAGCCAAATCGAACCAAACTTTGGTGGTTATCGTTCTGTTGGCCAAGGCATGGGGCCTACCTTAAATATGGCTTCTGAAATGCAAGCCTATACACTGACAGATAGAGGTACTTGGCTAGCCTATCAAAACAAAGTCGATCTGATGGTTGCAGTAGAAGGTGATGAGCGCCTATTTAACCCTTATCAAGTGATCTTGGTAAATCCAGCTCGTTATCCGGACCTGAATGTTAAAGGCGCCAAGGTCTTTCGTGACTGGTTAATCACGCCTAAAGCTCAGTCATTGATCAACAGCTTTACGATCCAAGGCCAAAAGCTGTTCGTTGCTAACGCTAACTAA
- a CDS encoding ABC transporter permease — MTLWQTTLEALELLVSFDQQLWTIVGVSFSVSLTALLLVSLPALLAAYSLAYFQFPGKWFLLSLVNTLQAVPTVVIGLLLYMLLSRAGPLGDWQMLFTQKAMILGQMLICFPILVSMMHGALQSSDKRALETALTLGVSPFRVVHTLLWENRFPLMAATIAAFSRIITEVGCSMMVGGNIMNVTRNIPTAIAMESQKGAFAQGVALGMVLLALALMLNFALSSVRGKGFMRT; from the coding sequence ATGACTTTGTGGCAAACAACCCTTGAAGCACTGGAGCTGTTGGTCAGTTTTGACCAGCAGCTTTGGACCATTGTCGGCGTATCATTCTCAGTATCCTTGACCGCCTTGCTTCTGGTCTCACTTCCTGCGCTTTTAGCTGCCTACTCGTTAGCTTACTTTCAGTTTCCTGGTAAATGGTTTTTGCTCTCGCTTGTGAATACCCTACAGGCGGTGCCAACGGTCGTGATTGGTTTATTGCTCTATATGCTGTTATCTAGAGCGGGTCCTCTTGGGGATTGGCAAATGCTTTTCACCCAAAAAGCGATGATCTTGGGACAAATGCTTATTTGCTTCCCGATTTTGGTTTCAATGATGCATGGCGCTTTGCAATCGAGTGATAAACGCGCTCTCGAAACGGCCTTAACTCTTGGCGTTTCACCATTTAGAGTCGTACACACGCTATTGTGGGAAAACCGATTCCCGCTAATGGCGGCGACCATTGCGGCATTCTCTCGGATCATTACGGAAGTCGGTTGTTCAATGATGGTAGGCGGAAATATTATGAACGTCACTCGTAATATCCCAACCGCGATCGCCATGGAGAGTCAAAAAGGTGCTTTCGCTCAAGGTGTCGCACTTGGCATGGTATTATTGGCACTGGCGCTTATGCTTAATTTTGCTTTGTCGAGTGTTCGCGGCAAAGGCTTTATGAGAACTTAA
- a CDS encoding energy-coupling factor ABC transporter ATP-binding protein — protein MLTIRGQNLSMTFKQRLLFHIPKLELGPRDVVYLKGDNGIGKTTLLKILAGLLYPTGGSVNQLRPSLFKRLFKTNTQNGVIYLHQSPYLFDGSVYQNVVYGIKYGPDSKRNKRNQVINALRMVGLETLADEHVSLLSGGEKQRVAMARAWILNPSILLMDEPSASLDQESIERLVVMCQDLIDKGSSLVITSHQENALTQLCTKQWHLKQQTLHESPALKVVVPHDNENKYVASN, from the coding sequence ATGTTGACTATTCGTGGGCAAAACTTGTCGATGACATTCAAACAGCGCCTGCTGTTCCATATCCCAAAGCTAGAGCTTGGGCCAAGAGATGTGGTGTACTTAAAGGGTGATAATGGCATTGGCAAAACCACACTGTTGAAGATCCTTGCGGGGCTGCTATACCCAACAGGTGGAAGTGTTAACCAGCTTCGCCCTAGTCTGTTTAAACGACTTTTCAAAACCAACACTCAAAATGGTGTGATCTACCTACACCAATCTCCCTATCTATTCGATGGGAGTGTGTACCAAAACGTCGTGTATGGGATAAAATACGGCCCTGACTCCAAACGCAATAAACGAAACCAAGTCATAAATGCGCTGCGCATGGTCGGCCTTGAAACCCTTGCCGATGAGCACGTCTCCTTGTTATCGGGAGGCGAAAAGCAACGTGTTGCAATGGCTCGTGCATGGATATTAAACCCATCCATTTTGCTTATGGATGAACCAAGTGCCAGTTTAGATCAAGAGTCTATCGAGCGTTTGGTGGTAATGTGCCAAGACCTCATCGATAAGGGGTCAAGTTTGGTGATCACCAGTCATCAAGAAAATGCGTTAACGCAACTGTGCACTAAACAGTGGCACCTAAAACAACAAACTTTGCATGAGTCACCTGCACTTAAAGTCGTAGTGCCTCATGACAATGAGAATAAATATGTCGCCTCAAACTGA
- the mobA gene encoding molybdenum cofactor guanylyltransferase MobA, translating into MSPQTEISWVVLAGGQATRMGGQDKGLVLLNQIPLIEHVIERLKPHSQHLIINANRNQERYRHYAPVISDLFDGFLGPLGGIHSGLKNASTDWVGFVPCDSPLISETLITRFTQTASDDWDILVAHDGKHIQPVFTLFHKRVLDKLEAFLDRGDRKIILLYDECRTKIIDFSDDDQSFINLNTPQELEQFGTLL; encoded by the coding sequence ATGTCGCCTCAAACTGAAATTAGTTGGGTTGTCTTGGCTGGAGGTCAAGCAACTCGAATGGGGGGCCAAGACAAGGGCTTGGTTCTACTCAATCAAATACCACTCATAGAACATGTTATCGAGCGCTTAAAGCCTCATAGTCAGCACCTCATTATTAATGCCAACCGCAATCAAGAACGTTATCGTCACTATGCTCCTGTGATCTCGGACCTATTCGATGGTTTTTTGGGGCCGTTGGGTGGTATTCATTCTGGACTGAAAAATGCGTCTACCGATTGGGTAGGCTTTGTTCCCTGCGATAGCCCACTGATCTCGGAGACCTTGATTACACGCTTTACTCAAACAGCATCAGATGATTGGGATATATTGGTCGCCCACGATGGCAAGCACATCCAACCGGTATTTACTCTGTTCCACAAACGAGTGCTCGACAAGCTAGAAGCATTTTTAGATCGCGGCGATCGTAAGATCATTTTGCTCTACGATGAATGCCGCACCAAGATTATCGATTTTAGTGATGACGACCAGAGCTTTATCAATCTCAATACACCACAAGAACTAGAACAATTTGGGACGTTACTATGA
- a CDS encoding bifunctional molybdopterin-guanine dinucleotide biosynthesis adaptor protein MobB/molybdopterin molybdotransferase MoeA encodes MTLPDLPILGFAAYSGTGKTTLLESLLPKLTEKGLRIGVLKHAHHNFDVDKPGKDSYRLRKAGAEQMLIASRNRFALMTETPDAEAQFEYLLSRFDAESLDIILVEGCKNIAFPKIELHRQALDKPWLYPADKNIVAIACDEQVDTSLPVMSINDLDAIAQFVVHYASTQGAPSAAPAACCDTLSPAYLSVEQGQQAILEQIEPLEQTESVVIDNAYHRTLAQAIKSPINVPAYTNSAMDGYAINGETLCPSYTVVAEVMAGQAYEGTVAVGEAVKIMTGAPMPAGCDTVIMREQSQQDGDMVTFGSAKIKQGQNVRQAGEDLCLGSDVFAAGTLLESPEMGMVASLGFDKISVFSKLKVAIFSTGDEVQAPGEALQENRIYDSNRFTLKGVLTALGCEVIDLGILEDDHQQMANAIKQATQQADMILTSGGVSVGDADYIKDVLDELGQINFWRINMRPGRPLAFGKIDHTPFFGLPGNPVAVMVSFINFVEPAIRKMQGQLDWLPLKVPAVALEPLRSRLGRTEFSRGVYALNSKGQLEVRSTGKQGSGILRSMSEANCLIEISPSIESVKTGEAVTVIPLQGRL; translated from the coding sequence ATGACTTTGCCTGACCTTCCTATTCTCGGCTTTGCAGCATACAGCGGTACGGGAAAAACCACGTTGCTAGAATCTCTATTGCCAAAGTTAACTGAAAAAGGTTTACGTATTGGTGTACTAAAACATGCTCATCACAACTTCGATGTTGATAAGCCGGGTAAAGACAGTTATCGCTTACGTAAAGCTGGTGCTGAGCAGATGTTGATTGCTTCTAGAAATCGCTTTGCGTTGATGACAGAAACACCGGACGCAGAAGCACAATTTGAATACCTGCTGTCTCGATTTGATGCTGAGAGCCTAGATATTATCTTGGTCGAAGGCTGCAAAAATATTGCCTTTCCAAAGATTGAGCTTCATCGTCAAGCTTTGGACAAACCTTGGTTATATCCAGCCGATAAAAACATTGTCGCCATCGCATGTGATGAGCAGGTAGACACATCTCTACCAGTGATGTCTATCAATGACCTGGATGCGATAGCACAATTTGTTGTGCATTACGCAAGTACTCAAGGTGCTCCATCAGCCGCACCAGCTGCGTGCTGTGATACTTTATCTCCAGCATATTTGTCCGTGGAACAAGGGCAACAAGCCATCTTGGAGCAAATCGAGCCCCTTGAGCAAACCGAATCCGTTGTTATCGACAACGCATACCATCGCACCTTAGCTCAAGCCATTAAGTCCCCTATCAATGTACCTGCTTACACGAACTCGGCTATGGATGGTTACGCTATTAACGGCGAAACATTGTGCCCAAGTTATACTGTCGTTGCCGAGGTTATGGCAGGCCAAGCGTACGAAGGTACGGTTGCTGTAGGAGAAGCCGTAAAGATCATGACAGGTGCTCCGATGCCTGCAGGCTGTGATACTGTCATCATGCGTGAGCAATCCCAGCAAGATGGTGACATGGTCACTTTTGGATCTGCGAAGATTAAGCAAGGTCAAAACGTACGTCAAGCAGGGGAAGATTTGTGCCTTGGCAGTGATGTATTTGCCGCGGGTACGCTGTTGGAATCTCCAGAAATGGGCATGGTCGCCTCTTTAGGCTTCGACAAAATCTCTGTATTTTCAAAACTGAAAGTTGCCATTTTCTCCACTGGGGATGAAGTACAAGCACCGGGAGAAGCACTGCAAGAAAACCGCATCTATGATTCTAACCGTTTCACCCTCAAAGGTGTTTTGACTGCGCTTGGTTGTGAAGTTATCGACCTAGGCATCCTTGAAGATGACCATCAACAAATGGCCAATGCGATCAAACAAGCTACCCAACAAGCCGACATGATCCTCACATCAGGAGGCGTGTCAGTTGGTGATGCAGATTACATTAAAGACGTATTAGACGAGCTTGGTCAGATAAACTTTTGGCGCATCAACATGCGTCCGGGCAGACCTCTCGCATTCGGGAAGATCGATCACACGCCTTTCTTTGGATTACCAGGTAACCCTGTTGCCGTCATGGTGTCGTTTATTAACTTTGTTGAGCCTGCGATTCGTAAAATGCAGGGCCAGCTTGATTGGTTACCGTTAAAAGTGCCAGCAGTTGCGCTAGAACCCCTTCGCTCTCGCTTAGGTCGAACAGAGTTTTCGCGAGGAGTGTATGCTCTGAACTCTAAGGGCCAACTTGAAGTTCGAAGCACTGGTAAACAAGGTTCAGGTATCCTTCGTTCGATGAGCGAGGCGAACTGTTTGATTGAGATTAGTCCGAGCATTGAAAGCGTTAAAACTGGTGAAGCCGTCACTGTCATTCCTTTACAAGGGCGGCTATAA
- a CDS encoding DUF2960 family protein, protein MARTIIYTYKKQEKTLTFSYEKHRNIHEAVAEAEGIDISDFLKMEQQVEAVSDTKAVRDFRDSHFKKLGFSKLTLAQKENLGVGKKK, encoded by the coding sequence ATGGCAAGAACGATTATCTACACCTACAAAAAGCAAGAGAAAACCCTAACCTTCTCTTATGAAAAGCATCGCAATATCCATGAAGCGGTCGCCGAAGCTGAAGGTATCGATATCAGCGACTTCCTAAAGATGGAACAACAAGTGGAAGCTGTCTCAGACACTAAAGCGGTACGCGATTTCCGTGATTCTCACTTTAAAAAGCTTGGGTTTTCAAAGCTTACCTTGGCACAAAAAGAGAATCTTGGTGTCGGTAAGAAGAAATAA
- a CDS encoding DUF3413 domain-containing protein, translating into METLKLRDRLHSYGWFILANAILSVVIAGRYYTFMPKLPSDALGITFMVSSIISQMSLLIGLVGLLAMPLILLPTKLRRTVVALFGAVGIATLFIDTMVFAQYRFHINLVVVNMLLSGGMVSFPISTWLIVIGSVVGLLVGQYFLISKLEQQPKLAVMKRKLGLAFSASIFVLLLVSHGTHIWSAANVYQPVTAQAKYLPVFYPTTANDLMAKYGMLDVDAVEREKAMRVKSSNNLNYPTEPLVTKPVDKPLNIMILAIDSWRYDTFNEVDSPNLWKYAQRGQVLPNHIASGNATRMGIFGLFYGMPGTYWHSFLANQQSPVLMDRLQELNYDLGIFSAAHLRSPRFKDTVFAKVEDLRLESKGSRPSELDQNVTDEWLEWYDSRDTSQPAFSFIFYDSPHGYDFPKDYSTKFEPAKPINYLNLDNDTDTVPLMNWYRTSVHYTDSLAGQILDKLEATGDLDNTIIIITADHGQELNDNKLNYWGHNSNYTDPQVRVPFAIIAPGITSDTIELASPDALTSHEDVAPTLMKNWLGVESDIATYSTGLDLLDGEVEHPFVVASMWANYGLVTKERILDVGVGGQTTVMDKGNKVLEEESPNYEHVRTVLERMSRFQR; encoded by the coding sequence ATGGAAACTCTCAAACTCCGTGATCGCTTGCATTCTTACGGCTGGTTTATTTTAGCCAACGCCATTCTCTCGGTCGTAATCGCTGGTCGCTATTACACGTTCATGCCGAAACTGCCTTCTGACGCTTTGGGCATTACCTTCATGGTTTCGAGCATCATCAGCCAAATGAGTTTGCTCATTGGTCTGGTTGGTCTGTTGGCAATGCCGCTCATCTTGTTACCTACAAAACTTCGTCGCACTGTTGTAGCCCTTTTTGGTGCGGTGGGTATTGCAACGCTATTTATTGATACCATGGTGTTTGCTCAATACCGCTTCCATATCAATTTAGTCGTCGTGAATATGTTGCTATCCGGCGGAATGGTGAGCTTTCCAATCTCTACTTGGTTAATCGTTATCGGTAGTGTGGTTGGTTTGCTTGTAGGACAGTACTTTCTGATCTCCAAACTTGAACAGCAGCCGAAACTTGCGGTAATGAAACGCAAACTAGGTTTGGCTTTTTCAGCATCAATTTTTGTATTGTTGTTGGTTTCTCACGGCACACACATTTGGTCGGCGGCTAACGTTTACCAACCAGTGACAGCTCAAGCCAAATATTTGCCTGTTTTCTACCCGACAACGGCGAATGACTTGATGGCCAAATATGGCATGTTAGATGTCGATGCGGTCGAACGCGAAAAAGCAATGCGTGTTAAAAGTTCTAATAACTTGAACTACCCAACAGAACCTTTGGTGACTAAACCGGTCGATAAACCACTCAATATCATGATCCTTGCGATCGACTCATGGCGTTACGATACGTTTAATGAAGTAGATTCTCCAAACCTGTGGAAATACGCACAACGCGGACAAGTGCTGCCAAATCACATCGCTAGTGGTAATGCGACTCGTATGGGGATCTTTGGTCTTTTTTATGGGATGCCAGGGACTTACTGGCACTCATTCCTAGCGAATCAGCAATCTCCAGTATTGATGGACCGTCTACAGGAGCTCAATTATGACTTAGGTATCTTCTCGGCTGCGCATTTACGTTCGCCAAGGTTTAAAGATACCGTATTTGCCAAAGTTGAGGATTTACGACTTGAATCTAAAGGCTCTCGCCCTTCGGAGTTAGATCAAAACGTTACCGATGAATGGTTAGAGTGGTATGACAGTCGTGATACTTCACAACCAGCATTCTCGTTTATTTTCTACGACTCACCACACGGCTATGATTTTCCAAAGGATTATTCGACTAAGTTTGAACCTGCAAAGCCAATTAACTACCTGAATCTGGATAATGATACCGATACAGTGCCGTTGATGAATTGGTACCGAACAAGTGTTCACTATACTGATAGCCTTGCAGGCCAAATATTAGATAAGCTTGAAGCAACAGGCGATCTTGATAACACCATTATCATCATCACCGCTGACCACGGTCAGGAACTTAACGACAACAAGCTAAACTACTGGGGTCACAACAGTAACTACACAGACCCACAAGTTCGTGTACCGTTTGCCATCATTGCACCAGGTATCACTTCAGACACCATTGAACTAGCAAGCCCAGATGCACTGACTAGTCATGAAGATGTTGCCCCAACACTGATGAAAAACTGGTTAGGGGTTGAGAGTGATATCGCAACTTACTCTACAGGACTGGATTTACTTGATGGTGAAGTAGAGCACCCATTTGTAGTGGCATCAATGTGGGCAAACTACGGACTAGTGACCAAAGAGCGCATCTTGGATGTGGGGGTTGGCGGCCAAACCACAGTGATGGATAAGGGTAATAAGGTGTTAGAAGAAGAATCGCCAAACTACGAACATGTGAGAACTGTGCTTGAGCGAATGAGCCGCTTCCAACGATAA